One region of Ananas comosus cultivar F153 linkage group 9, ASM154086v1, whole genome shotgun sequence genomic DNA includes:
- the LOC109715386 gene encoding protein IQ-DOMAIN 1-like, with protein MGIPAKWLRSLVGLRKPEKSRDPEDKNNSIGDDQLLHHGKNSTGQDEFSVGTSSTGNGDAQSSSNPSTSLLMPVSSQTEHDAKENWAATVIQTAFRAFLARRALRALKGLVRLQALVRGHAVRKQAAVTLRCMQALVRVQARVRARRVRMALESQSGEAKIQEQDHEAHIREIEEGWCDSVGSVEEIQSKLLKRQEAAAKRERAMAYALTHQWQAGSRQQATSAGFDPDKNNWGWKWLERWMAVRPWENRFLDINLKDETAVHESEEAEGSGTKTQYKTPGKKPISTLHSNVLNQKVGPSHSEGSGSSSSRSAGVLVSSTSKLKPRSKELSEEAISRPSEPGTRSYSNPKERPAQQDLQAKRRLSLPKGGIEAGKPVKSALHQPQKPIKDTPKSELKNGVKPLEPAPKRVELQTGSWGCAILHFYVFILYGLSRLNILKFHWERELVLLLERRRQSGVAADAPTFLASDSPKAGLFRRRRLSRSSLPFPSLLLPPSLLPPTTPCADARIQRGDGFTFGVAFSSRDAFFFNRAQQLSPCDSRLSLSSSGSAQLAVFRPKVDEISLLTVNTTSNFDPANAGGYMVAFAGRKYAARSLPVFVANSSYTVSGFTLVLEFQKGTLQNLYWKTDGCSSCSGQSSFVCLNKQTCAIKTSSCKSQGGSVDCSIGLQLAFSGTDKHSWYEVSNLRQYSLYGLYSNLRDSLTGQFNKFF; from the exons ATGGGTATCCCTGCTAAGTGGCTTCGGTCATTAGTTGGTCTGAGAAAACCTGAGAAATCACGGGATCCAGAGGATAAAAAT AATAGCATTGGTGATGATCAGTTGCTGCACCATGGAAAAAATTCTACTGGTCAGGATGAGTTCAGTGTTGGTACTTCTTCGACCGGCAATGGAGATGCCCAATCAAGCTCAAATCCCAGTACCTCACTTCTTATGCCAGTGTCTTCTCAAACTGAGCATGATGCGAAAGAGAACTGGGCTGCCACAGTTATTCAAACCGCATTTCGAGCTTTCCTG GCTAGACGAGCTTTACGAGCTTTAAAAGGATTGGTTAGACTTCAGGCCCTTGTGAGGGGTCATGCCGTCAGAAAACAAGCGGCAGTAACACTTCGCTGTATGCAAGCTTTGGTAAGAGTTCAGGCTCGTGTCAGAGCAAGGAGGGTTCGCATGGCTTTAGAAAGTCAGTCGGGCGAGGCAAAGATTCAAGAACAAGATCATGAGGCCCATATTCGGGAGATTGAG GAAGGCTGGTGTGACAGTGTTGGATCGGTGGAGGAAATACAATCAAAATTACTAAAAAGGCAAGAAGCTGCAGCGAAGCGTGAGAGAGCCATGGCATATGCTCTAACTCATCAG TGGCAAGCGGGTTCCAGGCAGCAGGCTACCTCTGCAGGGTTTGACCCTGACAAGAACAATTGGGGCTGGAAATGGCTAGAGAGATGGATGGCGGTCCGTCCATGGGAGAACCGATTCCTCGACATAAATCTTAAAGACGAAACGGCGGTGCATGAGAGTGAAGAGGCTGAGGGAAGTGGAACTAAGACGCAGTACAAAACACCCGGAAAAAAACCCATTTCGACTCTTCATTCCAATGTTCTGAACCAAAAGGTGGGCCCGTCGCACTCTGAGGGAAGTGGCTCTTCATCAAGCCGTTCTGCAGGTGTGCTAGTGTCTTCTACCTCGAAGCTAAAGCCACGGTCCAAAGAGCTTTCTGAGGAAGCCATCTCCCGACCTTCTGAACCTGGCACTCGGTCATATAGCAATCCAAAAGAGAGGCCCGCACAACAAGATTTACAAGCTAAAAGAAGACTATCCCTGCCAAAAGGCG GTATAGAAGCAGGAAAGCCTGTCAAGTCCGCGCTTCACCAGCCTCAAAAACCCATCAAAGATACTCCGAAATCCGAATTGAAAAATGGCGTGAAGCCTCTCGAGCCTGCTCCGAAGAGAGTCGAACTACAAACCGGA TCTTGGGGTTGTGCTATTTTGCATTTTTATGTGTTTATATTGTATGGATTGTCGCGGCTGAACATTCTGAAATTTCACTGGGAGAGAGAGCTTGTTCTGTTGCT agagcggcgaagacagaGCGGTGTCGCCGCCGATGCCCCCACTTTCCTCGCCTCCGATTCCCCTAAGGCCgggct TTTCCGACGACGGCGCCTCTCTCGCTCCTCCCTGCCCTTCccgtctctccttctccctccttctctgctgCCTCCGACGACNCCGTGCGCCGACGCGAGGATCCAGCGGGGGGACGGGTTCACGTTCGGCGTCGCCTTCTCGAGCCGCGACGCCTTCTTCTTCAACCGGGCGCAGCAGCTCTCCCCCTGCGACAgccgcctctccctctcctcctccggcTCCGCCCAGCTCGCCGTGTTCCGCCCCAAGGTCGACGAGATCTCCCTCCTCACCGTCAACACCACCTCCAACTTCGATCCG GCCAATGCTGGTGGATACATGGTAGCATTTGCCGGTAGAAAGTATGCAGCAAGGTCGCTCCCGGTGTTTGTCGCTAACAGCTCATACACAGTGAGCGGCTTCACTCTG GTCCTCGAGTTCCAAAAGGGCACGCTTCAAAACCTGTACTGGAAAACGGACGGCTGTTCTTCATGCTCGGGGCAGTCGTCTTTCGTCTGCCTCAACAAGCAGACCTGCGCGATTAAAACGTCAAGCTGCAAGAGCCAGGGGGGCTCGGTCGATTGCAGCATAGGCTTACAGCTTGCGTTCTCCGGCACCGACAAGCACTCATGGTACGAGGTGTCGAACCTCCGCCAGTACTCCCTCTACGGCCTATACTCCAACCTCAGAGATTCCCTCACCGGCCAGTTCAACAAGTTCTTCTAA
- the LOC109714922 gene encoding uncharacterized protein LOC109714922 isoform X1, which produces MDLVHARSQNEASSPSPPPPPLPTLYYGEGGCGARATCGCEHVGVPGGGEGDVARYGRQRVVGGGHHGRRMLRLRGAPLRRHRLPLLLLHHLLMLLQSTANLDDAKVASSANLSVMGYVILDLICHVFWTRIINLLSTSISFSLQC; this is translated from the exons atggatttggttcatgctCGCTCCCAAAATGAGGCCTCCTCtccgtctcctcctcctccccctctacCTACTCTCTATTACG GTGAAGGTGGATGCGGCGCTAGGGCAACCTGTGGTTGTGAGCACGTGGGCGTTCCGGGAGGCGGCGAGGGCGACGTAGCGCGCTATGGACGGCAGCGGGTCGTCGGCGGTGGACACCATGGTCGCCGGATGCTCCGCCTGCGAGGAGCTCCGCTGCGACGACACAG actgccgctgctgctgctacatCACCTGCTGATGCTGCTTCAATCTACTG CAAATTTGGATGATGCGAAAGTAGCAAGCAGCGCGAACCTCTCAGTAATG GGCTACGTTATATTGGATCTAATTTGTCATGTATTCTGGACGAGAATTATCAACCTCCTGTCGACTTCAATATCATTTTCCTTGCAATGCTGA
- the LOC109714922 gene encoding uncharacterized protein LOC109714922 isoform X4, which yields MDGSGSSAVDTMVAGCSACEELRCDDTANLDDAKVASSANLSVMGYVILDLICHVFWTRIINLLSTSISFSLQC from the exons ATGGACGGCAGCGGGTCGTCGGCGGTGGACACCATGGTCGCCGGATGCTCCGCCTGCGAGGAGCTCCGCTGCGACGACACAG CAAATTTGGATGATGCGAAAGTAGCAAGCAGCGCGAACCTCTCAGTAATG GGCTACGTTATATTGGATCTAATTTGTCATGTATTCTGGACGAGAATTATCAACCTCCTGTCGACTTCAATATCATTTTCCTTGCAATGCTGA
- the LOC109714922 gene encoding uncharacterized protein LOC109714922 isoform X2, producing MDLVHARSQNEASSPSPPPPPLPTLYYGGCGARATCGCEHVGVPGGGEGDVARYGRQRVVGGGHHGRRMLRLRGAPLRRHRLPLLLLHHLLMLLQSTANLDDAKVASSANLSVMGYVILDLICHVFWTRIINLLSTSISFSLQC from the exons atggatttggttcatgctCGCTCCCAAAATGAGGCCTCCTCtccgtctcctcctcctccccctctacCTACTCTCTATTACG GTGGATGCGGCGCTAGGGCAACCTGTGGTTGTGAGCACGTGGGCGTTCCGGGAGGCGGCGAGGGCGACGTAGCGCGCTATGGACGGCAGCGGGTCGTCGGCGGTGGACACCATGGTCGCCGGATGCTCCGCCTGCGAGGAGCTCCGCTGCGACGACACAG actgccgctgctgctgctacatCACCTGCTGATGCTGCTTCAATCTACTG CAAATTTGGATGATGCGAAAGTAGCAAGCAGCGCGAACCTCTCAGTAATG GGCTACGTTATATTGGATCTAATTTGTCATGTATTCTGGACGAGAATTATCAACCTCCTGTCGACTTCAATATCATTTTCCTTGCAATGCTGA
- the LOC109714922 gene encoding uncharacterized protein LOC109714922 isoform X3 codes for MDLVHARSQNEASSPSPPPPPLPTLYYGEGGCGARATCGCEHVGVPGGGEGDVARYGRQRVVGGGHHGRRMLRLRGAPLRRHRLPLLLLHHLLMLLQSTANLDDAKVASSANLSVMEIGETNKVAAK; via the exons atggatttggttcatgctCGCTCCCAAAATGAGGCCTCCTCtccgtctcctcctcctccccctctacCTACTCTCTATTACG GTGAAGGTGGATGCGGCGCTAGGGCAACCTGTGGTTGTGAGCACGTGGGCGTTCCGGGAGGCGGCGAGGGCGACGTAGCGCGCTATGGACGGCAGCGGGTCGTCGGCGGTGGACACCATGGTCGCCGGATGCTCCGCCTGCGAGGAGCTCCGCTGCGACGACACAG actgccgctgctgctgctacatCACCTGCTGATGCTGCTTCAATCTACTG CAAATTTGGATGATGCGAAAGTAGCAAGCAGCGCGAACCTCTCAGTAATG GAAATCGGAGAAACGAATAAGGTAGCAGCTAAGTAA